The genome window CATCAGAAAGCCGACACAGGCGCCGGTCACGATCCCCTCCAACACCATCAGCACCACATGATAGCCCAGCACCAGCTGCGCGGTCGCCATAAAGGCCTCCCCGGTCGTGACCAGTGCCAAAGCGAGGACGCAGCCCGAGAAAAAGATCCCCAAGGCCCCGGCCAGGAAACCGAACACCACCGCGCGATTGGCGAAGGATACCAGATGACGAGCTTGCCAGACGGCATAGGCCAGCAAGGCCCCGCCACCCAGCATGACGCTGTTGACGCCGATCACCGAGACACCGCCGAAGCCGAAGAAAGACTGTAATACCACCCCCAGCATAATCGCCATAAAGGCGCGTTTACCGAGGATTACCCCGGCTAGGCCATTGAGGATGAGATGAATACTGGCGACGACAAACGGGATATGGATGAAGTTGGCCACGAAGAAGACAGCGGTGACGACGGAGATTTTCGGTATTTCCTCCAGATCCACATTGCGAGAGGTGGCGGCGGCCAGCACCGCCATGGCTGCAAAGCCCGCGGTCAGCACCGGGCCCGAAACTATACCGTCTGCTATATGCATCTATTCCATACTCCAAAACGCCGGTTCGAGAGTAGCACGAATGGGCGATTCATGTCATAGAAACCGGATTTACGCGCCGATCACTCGCGCCGGCCACCCTGGCGCGCCTTGAAATAGGCAAACAGACCGAGAAACCCCATGATATAGCCCACTCCACCGACGATGCCCGACAATGAGGCTTTTTGCTGCGATTCCTCCAGCTCCCGCACCAGCGGCTTGATGGCTTCCTTAACGGCATGATTGACTACGGCCTGCAGTTCATCTGTCTCGGACGTGACCCTTTTATTAACAACAGGCGCTGAGGGCTCGACAACGTCCCCCGTCGCGGCGTTCGTCGCCGTAGTTGTGCGACTACTGTCCGTTTGCGGCACAGCATCGCTGAGTTCGTCGGCTGCCATGACAAATTCGCTCTGATGCCCCATGCCGGCATTGACAACGATTTTGAGGTCGCTGTGCTGGGGGATGGGAAAGCGGTACTGGCCTTCATCATTCGTCACCCCTTCGAGCAAAAGCTCGCCCGCGGGCGAATACACCTCGACCGCACTGTTCTGGGCCTTTTTGCCGTCGACGAAATACCCTTCAACGAAGACTTCACCATCCTCGGCATAGGCAAACAAATTGACCTTGTGCGCCAAGGCCTGGGGCATGGCCAAGACACAGACAAGCGTGGCGGCGGCAAGCAAACAACTTGGTAACTTCATGTACATATTCCTGGCTGAACCCAAAAAAAACAAAGGCCACCTGTCGGTGGCCAAATTCGAGCCTTATTTCATATCATGGGTATGCACCCAAAGTACAGCGCCGATCTCAACCGGATAGTCCTTGCCCTCGTGCTTCATAGTCTTCTCGTCTTCATTCAAGGCAGCGAACCCCCACCATCCCTGTTTCGGCATGGCGTAAGTGAATACGCCGTTTTCATCCGCCTTGACCACCTGGGTAATCATGGGATCGGCCGGCGGCTCGATGCCTGCATCCTGGGCGTAATACTCCACCTCGACTTCGCTGTACGGGACCGGCTCGCCGTTGACCTTGACGATGCCCTGGAAGACATTATTGGTCCATAGGCCGTATGGCCGAGTCAGGGGCACGATTTCGGTCTTAAGACCGATTTCCTCATCCCAGCCCGCTTCCATACCGAAGCCGTTCACCACCACCTTGGTGTAGTGCACGATAAAACTCTCTTCCGCCGGCTCCCAATAGGGTTGCGGTTCGACGTAAAAGATGTGATCACCGGGGCGTTTAAATGAGTAATCCGCTGTGAACGTGGTGAAGTGATTGCCTTCCCGATCTTGGGTCTTGCCCGCCTTCAGGTTGGACAGCAGATCATGATCCTCACCCTGGGCCACCACACCAAACTTTTCAGGTTTGACCATGTTCATGCCGATCCCCTCAAAGGGGTGCCAGAACAGCAGATCGAGATCGATGGTGCGTGACTCATCCTGTTTGACCATATCATCGCTCGGGACAATCATCTGGAAGTGCGCCTGGGCGGTGCCAGCCGCCAGCACGGGTCCCATCAGGCAGGCCAGGGCGAGGGAGGTACGGTTCATCATCGCGATTAACTCCTTAAAATTATGGATAAAGATTAAGTCGGACGGGCACGTACTGACTACGCATAGCGACCGCCTGCCAATTCATGTTGTGCTAAGCAATGGTATCACGATATTATTTTTCGTGTCACGCACGCTCGCGGCAGCCGTATGTTCGTGCAACGTAGATAAAACACCACAAGGAAAATACTATGAAATCAATAAAATACTGCAGCATTGCCCTCCTGCCCCTGGCGCTAGGAATGCATAGCACCCAGGCCGCAGAACTCGAATTCGGGGGCTTGGTGGAGGCCGAACTGTTCGTCGGCGACGAATTCACCGGCGCAGACTACAGCGATATCGTGCTGGCGACCATCGAACTGGGGGTTGATGCGCGACTCAATGACCGCGTCAGCGCCCACCTCTTGATGCTGCATGAGGACGACGACACTGAGCCCATGGAAGTGGACGAAGGTTTTATCAGTGTCCGCCTCGATCATGGCCTTTCCGTCAGCGCCGGCCGCATGTATGTCCCCTTCGGCAGCTTCGAGAGTCACTTCATCACCGACCCATTGACCATTGAGCTGGGCGAGACCCGCGAGGCGGCTGCGGTATTGAGCTATGTCGGCGACAACGGCCTATACGGCGCGGTCTATGCCTTCAACGGCGACACCATCGAGGCGGGCAACAACGGCGATGAAACCATCGATGGCGTCGGCGGCTCCATTGGCTACCTCTGGGAAGACGGCGACATGAGCCTCGACGTGGGGCTGGACTACATCAGCAACATTGCCGATGGCGATACCACCTCAGATACCCTCAGCGGTGGCACCTACCCGCATACATTGCAGGAATACGTCAACGCCATGGCGCTGCATGCCAACTACACCCGGGGGCCGCTGGCGGTGTTTTTCGAATACATGGCCTCCGATCAATACAATGTCGCCGACCTGGGATTCAACGGCCGCGGCGCCGAGCCCACGGCAGTCAACCTTGAGGCAGGCTACGACTTTGGCTGGAGCACCGCCATGATCGGCTACCAGGGCACCGATGAGGCGGTCAACCTCGAGCTGCCGGAACACCTGATCCTGGTCGGTCTCTCCAAGGAGATCTACGAGAATACCTACCTCAGCGCCGAATATGGCATGTACGAGGATTACAGCAGCGCCGCTGGCGGTACCGGTAACGACAAGAACCTGCTCACCGTGCAACTGGCGGTCGAGTTCTAAGCCTGGCGATCGCCAAACAGGCGACACTCCCAAAGGGCCGTAAGGCCCTTTTTTGATGCATCAGTCATGGGAATGAGGGCTTGCCGGGTCATGAGGGTGGTGCGCTCCCTTGGTGGGAATGGCCGCACCGGTGGTCGCCATGGTCAGCTTGCCGTGCTTCACCCCTTTGATACTCACCAGTTGATCGGCGAACTGCTGCAACAGGCGCGCCTTGCCCGCCACCACCAGCACCTCCAGGCAGTTGTGGTGATCCAAGTGGATGTGCAGCACCGACTTGATCTCCCCTTCAAACGAGTGCTGAATATGGGTCAGATTGCCCGATAGGTCGCGCGTGTGATGGTCATATACGATCGTGATAGTTCCCACGGTTTCCTGGTCGGATGTCCACTCCTCAGTGACGATCTGATCGCGAATAAGATCACGTATCGCCTCGGAACGGTTCGAGTAGCCCTTTTTCTCGATTTCCCGGTCAAAGCGCTGCAGCAGCTCATCCTCTATGGATACCCCGAAGCGTACCAATTTACTCATCCCTTTCTCCTAACTACATGAAAAATATGATTCTAGTATCGCAAAAATACGCGCGAGACCAGAACAATACCTTTTTATTTTTATATTTTTTCCATAAAAACCGCCAGCGACAGAAGTATGATGATTCTAATTCCATTGGCCCGCGTTATGACCATTCTAGCCTTCGTCGCTTTGTCCCTGCCAGCTGCCCCTTTTTCCATTCAATCCGAAAGGCCCCTGTCATTGTCACAGGGTGTTTAAACGCCGTTAGGCAGCGCTTTTTCAACAGGCTATACTAACCGCCCATTACGCAAATCACCCCGGGAGTCATCTAAGTGTCTGCTTTCATAGCCGAATACGGCCTATTTCTGGCCAAGACCGTCACCATCGTTATCGCGATTATCGCCATCGTCGCCGCTATCATCCTGTTGGCCAGCCGCGGGCGTGAGGGCGCTCGTGAGCACTTGGAGGTCAAAAAGCTGAATGACAAATACGAACAGATGGCCCATACCATCGAGGCTAGCACGTTGGACAAGTTCCAACTCAAAAAACGGCTTAAGCACGAAAAAAAGCAGCTTAAAGACCGTACCAAACGGCTCAAACGCGGCAACGCCGAACCACGCCAACGCGTCTTTGTGCTGAATTTTGACGGCGATATCCGCGCCACCCAGCTCGCCTCCCTGCGCGAGGAAATCAGCGCCATCCTGAGCGTCGCCACACCCGCAGACGAAGTACTTCTTAAATTGCAAAGCGGCGGCGGACTGGTGCATGCCTACGGCCTGGCCGCGTCGCAATTGATGCGACTGAAACAGAAAGACATTCCATTGATTGTTTCCGTGGACAAGATCGCCGCCAGTGGCGGCTATATGATGGCCTGTGTTGCCGACAAGATCATTGCCGCGCCGTTTTCGGTCATCGGCTCCATCGGCGTGATCGCCCAAATCCCCAACTTCCACCGTTTGCTGAAGAAGCACGATATCGAATTCGAGCAACTGACGGCCGGAGAATTCAAGCGCACGCTCACCATGTTCGGCGAAAACACGGACAAGGCGCGGCAAAAATTCAAGGAAGAGCTTGAGGACACCCATTCATTATTCAAGGACTTTATCGCTGAACAGCGCAGCTCCGTTGACGTCGACCGCATCGCCACCGGCGAACATTGGCCGGCCAAACGGGCCCTGGAAATGAGCCTGGTGGACGAGCTCAAAACCAGCGATGACTATCTGCTTGAACAAATCAACGCCAAGGATGTCTATGCACTTAGCTACTCAATCAAGAAGCCGCTGGGCGTCCGGATGGGTTGGTTCATACAGAGCACACTGGAAAAATTGCTACAAGACAAATCTCTTCCGTAGCAATACCCCTTCTTAATATAGGAAGGGGATATAGACCAGGCAATTGCAAAACCATGTTAAATATCCTTAATTGCAATTGATAAGCGCCCTGTTTCGTGCCAAACTAATTCCTGACTATTTTGATAAGTTTTTTCTGGAGGCGTTTTAGCCATGAAACTTTCAACTAAAGGACGATATGCGATCACAGCGATGCTTGATCTTGCCCTGAATGCCAATCAGGGGAATCGCGTGACGCTGGCTGATATATCGGAATTTCAAGGAATCTCGTTATCATATCTCGAACAGCTGTTTGCCCGTTTAAGGCAAACCGAACTGGTCAAAGGCACCCGTGGCCCGGGCGGCGGTTATCGCCTGGCGCGATCGCCTGACGAAATCACCATTGCCGAAATTATCGCCGCCGTCGATGAAAAGACGGGCAAAGAAAAGATGATGAAGATTGATGAACGGCATCAAAAAACCCAGGAATTGTGGGAACAACTGAGCAACTGCATCACCGATTATTTAGCCAATATCACCCTCAATGACCTGGTTGCTGGCCATAGACCCAAGGTGACCAGCGGCTCAGATAACAATGATCTCGACGCTTACGGTGTGTGGGGAAAGCGAGAGAACAACGACAAACAGACTTCAATGGCTTAACCGCCGGAATCAGGAGGTATACACGATGGCTTACAGTGAAAAGGTAATTGATCACTACGAAAACCCCAGAAACGTAGGGGCTTTCGACAAGAGCGACCAACACGTCGGCACCGGCATGGTGGGTGCGCCGGCCTGCGGAGACGTGATGAAACTGCAGATCAAAGTCAACGCCGAGGGAGTCATCGAGGATGCGCGCTTTAAAACCTACGGCTGCGGTTCCGCCATTGCATCCAGCTCATTGCTGACCGAGTGGGTCAAAGGCAAGACCTTGGACCAGGCGGCTCAGATCAAGAACAGCGAAATCGCCGAAGAACTCGCTCTGCCACCGGTGAAAATCCACTGTTCCGTATTGGCGGAAGACGCCATCAAGGCCGCCATAACGGACTATCAGGGGAAACACTGAGGCGATACCTCAGCAATACTTTGGAACAGCCAACAGCCCGGCAACTGCCGGGCTTTATGTATAAAGCGACAATGATCTCCGATTATGTCAGAGACCGTCATCTTCCATTGCAGCGGTGACGACGGTGTAATCGAGATCACCCAGGAGCGAGATCAGCGTTCGCTCTATCTGGGGAGTGGCGCCAAACAAAGCAGCATGGATCTGAGCCAACCTCACAGGCTCACGCTCTCCTACACACGGGCCATGATGGGCTGTCTTTTGTTTCATCCCGCGCCACGACAGGTCCTGCTGATCGGGCTTGGCGGCGGTTCATTAGCCAGGTTTTTTCTGCACCACTTTCGCGACTGCAGCATTGATGCAGTCGAACTGAGAGCCGACGTGGTTAAACTCGCCCATGCCTACTTCGCCCTACCCGCACAATCGAATCTGGAAATATTCACCACTGAGGCCTCACGGTTTCTAAACCAAGGCCTGGGGAGATTCGAGCATTACGATCTAATCCTAGTGGATGCCTTCAATCATGACGGCGTAGCACACTCGGTTAAAACCTTCGAGTTCATCCAGTCCTGCCGCGAGCGGCTCTCGCCCCGAGGTATCTTTACCATCAATCTTTGGGATCATCCGGCGGAAGAGATTCGACACACCGGTGCGCTTATTCAACAACTGTTCGAGAATAACACTTTGCTGTTGCCCGTCATTGATAAGGGCAATCTGATCATCCACGCCGCCAGAGACAAACGCACCCTGCAATTATCCGCTTCGTGCAAGCTGACAGCTCGCCGTCTGGAAACCGAGTTGGAAATAGATTTGAGCGGCCTGCTGCGTCAGCTCAAGCGCGCCAACCGCTGGCGCAGCCTAGGAAGATTCATGGGACGGGCCTGAAGGCCTCGGAAGAATTCTCATGCGGTACGCTGTGGCAACGTTCACAGGTCCACAGACTGAAGGACACCTTGTCATGACAGCGGCCACAGTACTCACCTTTGAGTATTTTTTCCATATTCACCGGGTTGGCCTCGTATTGGGGAATGAAGATATCGAAATGACAATTGCTACAGGTAAGCCATTCGGTATGGGCAAGGTGGGGAAAGCGGACATGGGGCATGTTGGCGGTCTGTTTCATAATGATATCCATATCCATCTCCAGCATCATCTCACCACCGAATTCGTCACCACTTAAACTGCGGCGGGGATTGATTTTGCCGCTGCGCAGGGCCTGGACCCAGTCGACCATACCGCGGCGATCCATGGGAAAATCCACCATGGCCTCAACCGGCTCCTGGAGGATCTGAATCGCTTCGTTTTCCGGGTCATGGATGCCATCTTCAGCCAAGCGGGGAGTCGAATAGGTTTCCGCCACAGCCACCCAGCTGATCGCCGAGAACAGCAAAAAGGTGATTGAACTGCGCCACATAAGGTTTCGCCCCGTGTTATTCATCAACTCCTGACGATACGAAGTTTCGTTAATGACTACAAGTGCTTTCGCCCATGTCTGGATATCGGTTTGAGCACTGTGCGGCACTATTTCCAGCGCCCGCGAACCCGTCTCGGTAATTTGGGTCAAATGCCTGAATCCCATATAATCGGCTGCATGGGCAGTCAACATTCAGGATATTGAGAATGACACTTAGCAGAAAGATCGTCTCCCTCGCAATTATCGCCGCCACGGCCGTGTTCGGCAGTTCCGCCATGGCCGCACCTTTGACACAGCAACAGTTGAACGAGCTCACACGCCACGCTCAACAGGGCGATACCCAGGCCCAATCGGATCTCGCCAATCGCTATCAGGCCGGCGACGGTGTCGAACAGAACACGGCCCAGGCCGCCTTTTGGTATACCAAGCTGGCCGAAAAAGGCGTCGCCGAGGCCCAACTCACTTTGGGATTGATGTACATTCGCGGCGACGGCATTGACCGTGACGACGAGCAGGCCCTGCATTGGCTGAACCTGGCGGCGGAACAACGTCTGGCGCTGGCCCAGTATCTATTAGGCATCGCCTATGCCGAAGGGCACGGCGTGCCCCGAGATCGGGTCAAGGCCTACATGTGGTATGAAATTGCCGCCGCCATGGACCACCAGAACGCCGTCGACGCCCGCGCGGCGCTGGCCCCACAACTGAATCAACAGGAAATAATCAACGCGGAAAAAATGGCCACCGAGTGGTGGATGAAATTCCACCACTAGGGTCTAGAGAATCAGGGAAGACTCGGTCTTAGACAGACTGAGAGGCGGCCAGCAGCTCGATCTCATGCTTGGCCTTGGCATGGCCTGATTCACCTGCCAGGCGGAACCATTCCAACGCCTTCTGAATGTTTTGCGCCACGCCCCAACCGTTTTGGTAAAGCGTGCCCACATAATACTGGGCCTCGGCATCCCCCTGGCGCGCGGCGGCCAGGAACCACTCCGCAGCCTTGTTCAAATCCCGGGCCACACCTTCGCCCTGCATGTACATCAGCCCCAGATTGAACTGGGCGCTCAATTCACCTTGTACGCCGGCCAGCTGATACCAACGCACGGCATGAGCATAATCCTGCTCAATACCTATGCCCTTGTGGTACATAAACCCCAGACTGGCTTGCGCCGTCGCATATCCCTGGCGTGCTGAGTTGCGGTACCACATTAAGGCGCGATTCACATCCTGTTCCACACCGAGACCGGTGCGGTACATATAGGCGATATTGTTCTGGGCACCGGCGTGACCCTGCATGGCGGCCTTGAAAAACCACTCGAAGGCGACCGAAGCATCACGTGCGACGCCCTCGCCGTCCAGATACATGTGCCCGATACTGGCCTGGGCTTCGGGATGCGCCAGTTCGGCGGCCTTTTGCAGCCATGCCATGGCACGTTTGAGATCCCGTTCGACGGCAATGCCCTTCTTATACATAAACCCCAAGCTGTACTGGGCAAAGGCATATCCTTGATTCGCCGCTCGGCGATACCAGTGCAGCGCTTCGCGGTAATCCACCGCGACGCCTTCACCGTAATAGTACATATCGGCAAGCGCGTATTGTGCCGCCGCAAATTCATTCTCCGCGGCCTTGGACAACCATTTCAGCGCCAGCCAAGTGTCCTGAGGCACCCCTTCGCCCTTGCTGTACATATAGCCCAGACTGAACTGGGAATAGGCATCGCCCTGCGCCGCGGCCTTGCGATACCATTTGGCCGCCGCGTCGTAGTCTTGAGTGACCTCGTCACCGTAATAGTAAGCATCCCCCAGTCGGCTTTGCTCACCTGCTGTGGCGGTTGCAAATGCCCCGTTTTTGCAGCGATAAGAGAACGCGTTCACGCGCTCCGCTTGTTGCTGCCAATGGAAACAGTTCAAATCAACGCCTGCGGAATCGAGCTGCGCGGTTTGTTGGGAGGTGATGGCGAAGGCTTGGGAACCGATGATCATCATGCCGGGGAGCACGGCGAGAGCTAACTTTTGGGCAAATTTGGTATTCACTGCGGGCCTCATAACTTTTTTGCAAATCAATCACTTCGCTCGGATTCCGAGATCGCCCCGAAATGGCGCGAGCCGCTGTTGACCTAGGCTCAAGATTAATATCGGTATTCGGCCCCAGGTCCTTTAACGAAAATGCCGCCCAAAAAGCCGGTTTCAGGCCTCAAGAAAACCACCGCCTTGCCGTCCATACGGGGGAGTGATTTTTGCCCAATCAAGCCGTACCCTGCCGAACCATTTGCAGTCACCAAGGAGCCGTTGCAAAATGTCCACCCATACCCCGCCCCGGAGACCGACCCTACTGATCATCCTGGATGGCTTTGGAATCAACCCCAGCAAGATCAACAACGGCATCGCCGCCGCCTCCACACCGCGACTGGACGACTATTTCGCACGCTATCCTCTGACCACGCTGTGC of Candidatus Tenderia electrophaga contains these proteins:
- a CDS encoding ATP-dependent DNA ligase, with translation MNRTSLALACLMGPVLAAGTAQAHFQMIVPSDDMVKQDESRTIDLDLLFWHPFEGIGMNMVKPEKFGVVAQGEDHDLLSNLKAGKTQDREGNHFTTFTADYSFKRPGDHIFYVEPQPYWEPAEESFIVHYTKVVVNGFGMEAGWDEEIGLKTEIVPLTRPYGLWTNNVFQGIVKVNGEPVPYSEVEVEYYAQDAGIEPPADPMITQVVKADENGVFTYAMPKQGWWGFAALNEDEKTMKHEGKDYPVEIGAVLWVHTHDMK
- a CDS encoding scaffolding protein, with the translated sequence MAYSEKVIDHYENPRNVGAFDKSDQHVGTGMVGAPACGDVMKLQIKVNAEGVIEDARFKTYGCGSAIASSSLLTEWVKGKTLDQAAQIKNSEIAEELALPPVKIHCSVLAEDAIKAAITDYQGKH